A window of Dehalococcoidia bacterium genomic DNA:
CCGAGCATGCCGGCGAAACCGAGCAAAGCCGGCCCTCGGCTTGCCCGGGCGATCAGCGGCGGCGCCTGCTGGCCATCCATCTGTACGCCCCGCAGCTGGTACAGTTCCGATGAAATCTCGTCAAGATAGCCAAAAGCGGTGAGTCGGTCACGTAGTTCACGACTGATGACCGACAGCGGCCGGCCGGTGTTCAGCATGAGCTCGAACCGGTACGGCAGTACGTTCCCGATGAGCGTAATATCGGCCCTGCACGGTTTGAGCAGAAAGCCGTTCCGGTGGCGATTCCGGTGGATGGCAAGGCTATTTCCTCCTGATGCCACGGCGGGCGCCCCGAAGGATTGTCGCTTCGATCATGGCGACCCCCTCGGGTCCGGGCGGAAGGTATAGTACCCTGACTGTGGAGGTTCGGCTCTCTGAGCGCCTTCATCGTGGCCTCCTGGATGTCCGCTTCCTTCCGGCCAATGGCAAGGACAATGCCGGCAACCGGCGCGTCCCGCGCGTCGCATTCGGTCACGTCCATCAGGATCCATTTGTTCGTGTAACGCTCGCCGACTTCATCGATCGTCATCGGCTCGGGTACAGACTGCTCGACCACGGCAGTTCTCCTCATGGTTCGCACGGCGGCTACGTGTTCACGCTGAGCACCATCTGCGGCGTCTGGATCTGGTGTTCGGCAGACGTTGCGGTGACGGCGGTGCCAACGGCGAAGAACTCGATCACGTGGCTGCCCCAGCCGTGGCTGTTCTCCGTGATTTGCGTGCCGACGATCCCCTCCGCCTGCACCTCCAGCGCCTCGGCCTGCATGCGCTCCATCGCCAGCTCACGCGCGTCGTAGAGGCCCTGCGTGTAGTTGGTCATCTCGCGGTTCTGGCCCATCTGCTTGATCGCCTGCATCACCCCCTGGTGTGCGACGTGATAGACGCAGTTGCCCATCACCAGCGCCAGCGGACGGTAGCCGGCGCGCAACAGCGTCCAGAAATCCTGGCCGGAGAGATCGGAGGTGAACGGCTTGTTCTGCGCGGTACGGTGGCTCTGGCCGTTCTGCGCGATCACCGCCGTGCCGATCGCCATGAACTCGGCCAGGTGCTCCCCCCAGGCATGGCGCGCCACCTCCAGCCGCACGCCAATCACGCCGTCGGCGCCCAGCGCGTCGGCCTCTTCCTCCATGCGCGCCATCGCCAGCTCGCGCGCCTCGTACATCGCCTGGGTCAACTTCTCCAGCTCCATGTTGGTGGACCAGCGCCCGAACTGGTAGCCGATGTGGTAGATCGAGCTGCCCATCACCAGTCCGACCGGGTCGAAGCCGGCTTCTTTGACCAGCAAAAACTCGTTGACCGAGAGATCGCTGGTGAAGAAGCGGCGGCCCTGAACGGCGCGCGCCGCGTCCAGCCGCTGGCGGGCGGCGTCCGGAATCTGGGGCATACCGGGTTCGTTGCTGGTGGTCATGCGTTCCTCCAGGGCGGAGCTGCGGCGGCCGTTGCCTGCATCGCCAGTTCGTCCTACGCGATGATCGCGGGTGCAATCACTTCGTCTGCAACTCTTCGGCTTCGGTGGCCGAGCGGCGCGCCAGGCCGATCATGTCGAGCACGGGGCGCGGCCGGCCGGAAGCGAACGCCTGACGCGCCGGCGCGATCGCCGTGCCCATGGCGAAGAAATCGACGACCAGCGCCAGGTAGTGCGTGTTGTTGCTCTCGCGCTCGTGCAGGTGCTTCTGCACGTCGATCCTGACGCCGGCCACGCCCGTGGCGCCGGCACGATGCACGTCTGCTTCCAGCCGCTGCATCGCCAGGCGGCGGGCGTCGTAGAGCGTGCGCGTCCACTCGGGCAGCTCCTGGTTGCCGTAGCGCCAGATGCCGCCGGCGACGTAGGGGTATTGATACGGGAAGTTGTAGTAGGCGCAGAAACCCATCGCCAGGCCGAGCGGCAGAAAGCCCGCCTGCATCAGCGTCCAGAAGTCGTCGCCGGAGAGGTCGCTGACGAAGGGCCGCGGCGGGGCCGGCGCCCCACGCAGGCGCACGGCGGTGCCGATCGCCTTGAAGTCGAGCAGGCCGCTCTCGCCCTCATAGCCCTCGGCCGTGAGCCGCACGCCGACCACGCCGTGGGCGCCGAGCGCCGCTGCCTCCTGCTCCATGCGGCCCATCGCCAGCTCGCGGGCGTGCATGTGCGCCTGCGTGACGGTCTGCAGCTCCTGCGCGCCGCCGTACCAGCTCCAGCCGTAGGTCTGCCAGCCGACGTGGTAGACGCTGCTGCCCATCACCACGCCCAGCGGCTCGTAGCCCTCGGCCTCGATCAGCAGCAGCTCGGCGACGGAAAGGTCCGTGGCGAAGAAGCGCCGGCCGCCCGTCTCCTGCTGCAGGCGCCCGCGCGCGGCCATGGGCAACTGCCCGGCGGCCAGCTCTTGCGCGCTCTCCTGCGAGGCGGCCGCGTCTTCCGGCCGCTCGGCGTCGTTCGGCTCTGCCATGCGCGTGCCTGCTCCGATCTCGCGGCGGCGTCAGGCCTCCGGCGGGCGGCCGAGCAGCAGCCGCTCCAGCGCCTCACGCCCGCGCCCGCTGCGTTGCGCCATGCCGGCCAGGTCGCCGGCAAGGCTCTGCAGCCATTCATCGACGCCGAGCTGCTCGGTCTTCAGCGCGATATTGCGCACGACGTTGGTGCGCTCGGCGCGCAGCCGCCCGTGCCCTTCGTCGGCGATGCCGTAGCGCCGCTCGCCCAGGTCCAGGGCGATGCGCTTCACAGAGTGGTCGCGCGAGAAGAGGCCGCCGTGCCGCTCGACCTCGACCTGGCCGGGCAGGGCGCCGTCGAGCCGCACGGCCAGCGCTTGCAAGAAGGCGTGCGTGTCCGCCATGTCCGCCCGCAGCGAGGCGAGCAGCAGGTCGATGTCGCGGTTCTCGTCCGGCGAAAGCTCCTGGGTCATGGGCGGCCGCGCTCCACTGCAGCGGTTGCATCGCTGTGAAGAGCATACCGCAGTGCACGGGCGCACGCCCCGCCACGTAGCCGGCACGGCTGCTACCGCGCCAGACTGGACACGCTCGGGCGATGCTTCCTATCCGAGAACTGGAAGCCGTTGCGGCGAAGCGGTGTTACGCCGCGGACAGGCCGGCAGCGATCCAGCTCCCAATCCCGCCATCGAGGTTCAGCAACGGACCGGCGAACCCCGCCCGTTCCAGCAGCGACACCGCGGTGGCCGCACGTTCGCCGTGGCCGCAGTAGACCACCAGCGGCCGGTCTCGCGGCAATCGGGAGAGCTCGCCGGCGAGTCTGCCGAGCGGCACGTGCAGCGCCTCGGGCAGGTGGCCGGCCGCATACTCGCCCGGCTCCCGCACGTCGAGCGCCAGCGCACCGGCGAGGAGCTGCGCACGAGCGGCAGCGGCCTGCACGAGCGGCGAGCGCCGCAGCGGCAGCCCGGCAGCGGCCCAGGCCGCCATGCCGCCGTCCAGCCAGCCAGCGAAGCGTTCGTAGCCCACCAGCAACGACTCGTCCACCACCCGCTCCAGCGGCACACCGTCCGTCACGAACCGGAGCGGCGTCTCCGCCGGTGTCAACCAGCCCAGCCAGGTGGCGTAGGCATCGCGGAAGGGAATGCTCAGGGCGCCGGGGATGTGGCCGACGTGATATGCCTCTTTGGGGCGCACGTCGACCACCAGCGCGTCACCGCTCGCCGCCGCGAACGTCTCGGGCGAAAGGGGGCGAGGCAGGGGGATCTCTCGCCGCAGGCGCGGACCGGCCTGGTTCACCGCGCGCAGGCGAAAGAAGTACTCCGGCGCCGCCGGGAAGGTCCGCGGAAAGTCGCGCACAAACATCTCGACGTCGGGCACGGCCAGCAGCAGATTCGAGGCTCGCTCCCGGCCCAGCGTCGACGTGCGCTCGGCGCCGGCGCCCGCCGAGCAGAACGAGCCGCCGCCATGCGTCGGCAGGAGCAGCGTCTCGTCCGGGAGCGCCGCAAAGGCGGTCGTGATCGTCGCGTACTGGGCGCGCGTGAGCGCCTCCGTCTGCTCGGGAGCGATCAGGTCGGTGCGGGCCGCGCCGCCGGCCAGCAGCGAGCCGCCGCTGAACAGCAGCGGCGGTCCGGCCGGCCGTCTCAGCAGATGGCTCAGGTGCTCGGGCGTGTGGCCCGGCGAGGCGATCGCCTCGACCTCGACCCCCGCGAGCCGAACGCGCTGGCCCGCTGCCAGCGGCTGGTGCGGGAAGCGGGCCTCGGCGCCATGCGGCACGTATGCCGTGGCGTCCGAGCCCGCCGCCAGCGCCGTCGCTCCGGAGACGAAGTCGGCGTGCAGGTGCGTTTCGAACGCGGCGACGATGCGCCGGCCGCGGGCTTCGGCAGCAGCGACGTAGCGGGCGATGGCACGATCGGGGTCGATCACCATCGCCTCACCGTCGCCTACCTCAACCAGGTAGGAACTATTGCCCAGGCCTTCGTGCACGAAGGGTGTGACATTCATGTGGAGACCTCCATCTGAGCGACGCTGACACGTCGCGACGGTTGCTCGAGGGCGCCGGCGCTGACCAGGCCAGAGAACACGGTCAAGAGCGCGATGACGTAAATCGCGGGCGTGAAGCCGAAGGCATCGACCAGGGCGCCGGCGAGCACCGCACCCGCCAGCGCTCCGGCATCCCGCCAGAAGCGATAGACGCCGAGCGAGGTCGCGCGGGCGTGCGGGTGAACGGCGTCGCCGATCGCCGCCAGCAGGGTCGGGTACACCATCGCCGTTCCAACGCCGAGCAGGACAACGCCGGCCAGCCAGCCGGCAAAGTCCGCGCTGAGACCCACGAGCGCGATCGCGACCCCTTGCAGCAGCATCCCGCCGACAATGAGCGGCTTGCGACCCACCAGGTCGCTCGCCCAGCCGGTGCCCAGCTGCAGCCCGCCCCACAGCAGGGGATAGGCCGCTGCGAGCACGGCGATCCCCTCGATCGACAGCCCGTGGCTGGCGAAGAAGAGCGGGAAGATGCCCCAGGCGAGCCCGTCGTTGAGGTTGTTGACGAAGCCGGCCTGGCTGACGCCGAACAAGTGGCGCCGGCGCCAGGTCGTCTCCGCGAAACACTGCCGCAGCGACGGCGCCGGCCCACGCTCGGCGTGCCCGGCAGCCTCGGCCACGACAAACGGCGTCGTGTCTCGCACGCACAGCACACTGAGGGCGAGACCGCCGGCAGCAAAGGCGATGCCGAGATAGAACGGCGCGGGGCGCAGGCCGGCGTGCTCGGCGATCACACCGCTCAGGAAGGCGGCGCCGGCCACGGCAAGATAGCCGGCCGCCTCGTTGAAGCCCAGCGCCAGCCCACGCCGGCGTGGGCCCACGAGGTCGATCTTCATGTTGACCGTCATCGACCAGGCGAGGCCCTGGTTGAGGCCGAGCAGGACGTTGGCCGCGATCACCCACGACCAGCTCGGCGCCCAGATGATGACGAACGGCACCGGCAAGCCGCAGAGCCAGCCGGCGATCAGCAGGCTCCGCCGGCTGAAGCGGGCCGAGAGCCGGCCGGCGAAAAGGTTCGCCAGGGCCTTGGCCAGCGCAAAGGCGGCGATGAAGGAGACGGCGACGGTACTGGAGCCGACGCCGAAGTCGTGCCTGGCCAGCGCCGGCAGGATCGTGCGTTCCAGCCCAACCATGCCGCCGACGAAGGTGTTGATCGCCACGAGTAGGGCGAACTGCCGCCAGTTGGCCCGCAGGCCCAACACCGGAGCGGATCCGCGAGCGTGGCGGAGGACGGGAACGGTGCAATCCATACTCGACCCTTGCCTGCAACAGGTTCGCTCTGGGGTCGAGCATCGCATAAGCAATTCAAGTAGTCCAGTCATTAATTGAATACTGGAGTAAAGCGCGCCCCGGAGCGTATGCTGGGGCCATGAACCACCGCCCCTTTAAGAACCGCCTCTATCCCCAGTTCGCCCGCGTGGGCGGCGCCCTGGCCAGCGAGAAGCGGCTGGAGCTGCTGGACTTACTCGCCCAGGCTCCGCGGCACGTCGAAGCGCTCGCCGCCGAGACCGAGATGTCGGTTGCGAACGTCTCGCAGCACCTGCAGGTGCTGCGCAACGCCCGCCTCGTCGAGGCCGAGCGGGACGGCAACCGGGTGCTCTACCGCCTCGCCAGCGAGGATGTCTTGCGTCTCTGGCTGATGCTGCGGACCGTGGCGGAGCGACAGTTCGCCGAGGTTCAAGCCATCGCACACGAGTACGCCGTGGATGGCGCCGACGCCCAGCCGTACGCCCGTGACAGGGTGGAACAGCTCGCCGCACAGGGCGAGGTGTTGCTGCTCGATGTGCGCCCGCCCGTCGAATATGCGCACGGCCACCTGCCGGGCGCGCTCTCCGTTCCCATCGATGACCTGCCGCGGCGACTGCAGGAGTTGCCGCGGGACCGGCCCATCGTGGCCTACTGCCGGGGCGCGTACTGCCTGTTTGCCGACGAAGCCGTGGCGCTGCTGCGGCGCCACGGCTACGAGGCCTTCCGCCTTGAGGGCGGCTGGCCGGAGTGGCAGGCGGAGCAGCGTCCGGTCGCCCGCTAGTTCAAGCCGCGGCCGGTGACTGCATTACGAATACGCCAGCACGCGCTGAAGACTCACCGTGCCTGCGCACAGGTCGCGCGGGCCGAGCAGGTCGTCCGGGCTGGCCAGACTCAAGGGATTGCAGAATGGATAGTATCGCCAGCAGTCCATCGCCCCTCGGCTGAGGCCGGTTACACTGCCACGCCGGCGAGTTTGCGCTTTGTCGCCGGCTCGCCCAGAAACTGGCGGCGGTAGAGGTCCGCGTACACGCCGTCCTGCGCCAGCAGCTCGTGGTGACTGCCGCGCTCAACGATCCGGCCGTGGTCGAAGACGAGGATGAGATCGGCCGCGAGCACCGTGGAGAGCCGGTGGGCGATCACAAACGCCGTTCTCCCGGCGAAGAGCGGCCGCAGCGCCGCCTGGATAAGCTGCTCCGATACCGTATCCAGGTTCGAGGTCGCCTCATCGAGGATGACCAGCCGTGGGTTCTTGAGGATCACCCGCGCAATCGCCAGCCGCTGTTTCTCGCCGCCGCTGAGGCGAAGCCCCCGTTCGCCCACGAGCGTGTCGTAGCCCTCCGGCAGCGACGCGATGAAGTCGTGGATCTGGGCGGCACGCGTCGCCGCTTCCAGCTCAGCCTGGGCGGCGTCGGGGCGGGCGTAGAGCAGGTTATCGCGCACGCTGGCGTGGAACAGGAACGTATCCTGAAAGACGATGCCAAGCTGCCGGCTCAGCGATTCCACCGTCATGGCGCGCAGGTCCACGCCATCGAGCAGGATGCGGCCATGCTGCGGGTCGTAGAAGCGGGCGAGCAGGTACGTGGCCGTCGTTTTGCCGGCGCCGCTCGGGCCGACGAGCGCAACGAGCTGACCCGATTCCACCTGGAAAGACACGCCGGCGACGGCCGGTTGCACAGTTCCGGGGTAGGCAAAGGTTACACCCTCGAAGGTCACCCGACCCTGCACGTGCGCCACGGTTCGGGCCTCCGGCTGGTCGCTGACCTCGGGCGGCAGGTCGAGCACGGCAAACAGACGTTGAAAAAGCGCCAGCGAGCCGGTGATGTTGACGTACGTGTTGCCGAGTGACCCCGCCGCACCGGCCAGCCGGCCGGCGAGGATCGTGATCACGCTGACCACGGTGCCGACGCTGGCCTGGCCGTGCAGCACCAGGTAGCCGCCGAACAGGAGCAAGAGCCCCGGCCCCAGGGTGATAAGCACGGTGCCCATCAGCTGAAACCAGCGCCCAATCATCGTTTGCCGCACTTCGAGCCGCCGCAGCTCGGCGTTGAGCACGCGGAAGCGGGCGTGCTCGGCGCGTTCTTTGGTGAAGGCCTTGACCAGCAGCATGCCCGAGATGCCGAGCACCTCCTGCAGGTAGGCGCTCATCTCGCCGAGCTGCTCCTGGGTGCGCCGGCGAGCCCGGTACGTCGCCTGGCCCACATAGCGGCTTGGGATCAGGATGAGCGGCATGAGTACGAAGGCCGCCAGCGTCAGCTGCCAGCTCAAGATCAACATCAAGACGAGCGTGGTCACGACGGTCGCGACGTTGCTGACCAGGCCGAAGACCGTCTCGGCGACGGCGTCCTGGATGCCGCCCACGTCGTTGTTCATGCGCGACAACAGGTCGCCGGAGCGGGTACTGGTGTAAAAGCCGACCGACTGGCCGAGCAGGTGACTGAAGAGTTGCTCGCGCAGGTCGAACATGATGCCCTGGCTGATCGTCGCCGTCAGGTACTCCTGCAGCACGCCCACCAGGCCGCCGAGCAGCGTTGCCCCGACCCCGGCGCCGACCAGCAGCGCCAGCGGCCGCAGGCCCGCGTCCGGATGGGCCAGATAGTCAATCAGACCCTTGGTGACCAGTGCGGGCGCCAACCCCAGCCCGGCCCCGGCGCCGATGCAGCCGAACACGATGAGGGCGCGCCGCCAGTACGGGCGGAAGTAGGCAAAGACGCGCCGGAGCAGGCACAGGCTGAGCGGCGCCTGCTCGCCCCAGTCCGTCGCCATGCTCGGTCCGACACAGAAACGCGGCGGCATGCGCGGCTCCTTGCGTCAGGCGCGTGTGTACGTCGCTGTACTCACGACGGCAATGGCCACCTCGATTGTAGCGCCCTGCCTGGGACGCTTGCCCGGTGCGAACCCGCCAGGAGCGGACACAACCCGCGCGTTCGCACGCTGCCCTCCCTCTTTCTTCGCAAGATATTCGATGTCGTTCACCTCATCACATCCGTGTATGAGGGTGTATGATGCTCCGACCGACGAGCGTTGCCGAAACGCGATCGTAACCGGGCAGCGGCAGGAAGGAGCAGCCTCATGCGGTACCGGCTCATGGTCCTGGCAGTCGTTCTAGCGCTCGGTGGCGCCCTCGCCCGCGCGCCCGTTCGGGCAGACAGTGGGGCAGCGACTTATCACTACCTGCTCGGAGCGGGGCTCATCTGTGCCCTTGGCCCCAGCGTCTGTCCCGATGTCGCCATGGCATCCAATGGCGACACTATTGCTCTGAGCGGTCAGGGCACGCTCAGTATTCATCCCAAGACGGCCTCCGGCGGCGGCACCTTCGTCCATATGCACGGCAGCACCGTGCTCGGCAAAGGCACCTGGACGGCGACTGACCTCCTCAGCTTCGACGCGACCGGCTCCGACCCCAGTCTCGGCCTGCCGCCGAGCTTCAGCGGCGGGCAGGCTATTCTCCGTGTCCACCTTGTTGGGGCGTCAGGCGAGCAGTTCGATGGCATCCTGACTCAGGACTGCGATCTCGGCACCAACCCACCCGGTCACGCGGAGGGAGTTCGGTTAGTCGTCCAGGGGGCGCTCAACTTCAATGACAAGGTCAGCGGCGGGACGCTCTTCATTAAGCAGTAAGCAGTAAGCAGCAAGCAGTAAGCCGTGAGCGCATCCCTGTGCAGCGCGCGACGGCAGCCAGCGGCAGAGCTGGAAGTAGTTCCAGCCCTGCCGTCGCTCTCATGACATCACGAGGCCGTCCGGGTCTTCGAAGACGCGCCGGCCAAACGCTACGGCGTCGTCCAGCGCGAGGATCTGGCCATCCAGCTCCGGATGAGCCCGTAGGTACTCGTCTGCCGCCTCCGCCGAGCGGAAGAAGTTGATGAACGGGCAGCGGCATGCGGCCGCCGTGCCCTCACCGCCGCTGCTGCCGGCAAAGACGATCACGCTCGGCGGGTCCGCGGCCGCGCGCCCGGTCACTGGATCGATCTGGACCTGCAACGGCTCGTTCGTGGCCGCGTCGCGCGACGTAATCGCCGCCGCCCGCTGCACCATGTATGGGATGCCGAGGGCGTCGATGGCGCACATCGCGAAGACGGTCGCCCGGCCCAGGATCGCCACCCGGTGTTCAGTCGGCACAGCGGAAAATGGGTAGGCGCCGAGGATCGCTCCGTCGGCGGCAGCGGTCACCAGCATGTCATGCCGGACCAGTTCGGCCAGCGCCGTATCCAGGCCCACGCCAGCCGCGTCGGCTACGCTGCGCAGCTCGGCCGGCGCCGGCGGCTGTCCGCGCTCGAGAAACCCGTGCAGGATTGCGCGCAGTACGCCCAGTTCACCGTCGCCGAGGCCCGCGCCTTTGACTCTCCACCAGCGGTTCGGTATGTTTTTGGACTCCAGCGTCATGGTCTCTCCCTGACCCACAGCGTGCTGCCGCATCCTGGGTATTCCTCGCCCGATGTTGCTATCCGCCGACGCAGCATTGTGCCGGCGCGATCCCCGGCCAGCGCCAGGCGCTGGCCGGGGAGATGGTCGCTGGCCTGCCGATCAGATGACAACCGGCAGCTCGGATCGCCTCAGCTTGCCCGGGAATCGGCGGGGCGCACGGCACGGAAGCCGATGGGCAGCGCCTGCAGGGCGCGAAAGACGTCGCACAGGTAGGCCGGCGGGTCGGCCTCCAGTGCCGGGTCGACCAATCGGCGAGCCAGCGTTTCGAACACGATCTCGCCTTGCAGGCGAGCCAGCGGGCCGCCCAGGCAGGCATGGATGCCCGTGCCGAAGGCGAGGTGCCGGTTATCGCCGCGGGTAATGTCGAAGCGATCGGGCTCGCTGAACTGGGCCGGATCGCGGTCGGCGGCGGCCAGCCAGAGCAGGATCGTCGTCCCCGCATCGATGCGGTAGCCGCCGATCTCGAGGTCGTCCAGGGCGATGCGCCGCGTGAACTGGAACGGCGCATCGTAGCGCATCACCTCGTCGACCGTGGCCGACGCAAGCGCGGCGTTCTGCCGCAGCGCGGCGAGCTGGTCGGGGTAGCGCAGCAGGGCGAGCACGCCGTTGCCGAGCAGGTTCACCGTGGTCTCGTAGCCGCCGATGAAGAGCAAGCGCAGCGTCGCGTTGATCTCCTCGTGGCTGAGCCGTTCACCCTGCTCCTCGGCAGCGATCAGCGCGGATACGAGATCCGATCCGGGCCGCCGGCGCCGCTGCGCGATCATGCCGTCGAAGTACTGGCTGAGCTGTTGCTGGATGCGGTTGGCTTCGACCTGTGTGGCGCTCGTCTCGCCGTCGCCGTTCTTCACCGCAAACACGCTGGCAGGCTCGAACGTGCAGCATAGCTGGGCACGCTGCAACGACTCGACGATCTCCCCGTCTTCCGCGGGAATACCGGTCAGCCGCGAGATGATGGCGATCGGCAGAGGATAGGCGAGCGCGTCGACCAGCTCGATCCAGCCCTCGCCGGCCGCCGTGTCGAGGGCGGCGTCCACAAAGGCCTGGATGTCCGGCCGCAGCGCCTCGATCCGCTGCGGTGTGAACGCCCTGGTCACCAGCCGGCGCAAGCGGGTGTGGTCCGGCGGGTCGCGATGCAGGAAGGAGCGCTCGTCCATCTGTGAGAGGTATTGCGGCGCAAGCCGCTGCTGCGCGACCTGCTCCCGGTGCGCCCGCGCGTTGCGGTCGTCCGCGCTGACCCGCGGGTGGCGCAGCACCGCCTCGACGTCGGCGTAGCGGAGCAGGTTCACCGCGCCGAACATCTGCGACACCGGCCACGCCTGCCTCCAGCGGGCATACGTCGGGTAGGGGTCCGGCGCGGAGGAAAAGCCGTCCAACTCGGCTATGAGATCGGGCGCGACCTCGTCCAGGGCGGGCGGCGAGCCAGCGATCGTCTGGGCAGTAGTCATCTGGGTAGTCATGGTAGCTCCTCAAGCCAGGTAGATAGCGTCACCTGTGGCTACTCTTGGGGCTCGCGGCGGGACTCGCCGCGGCGCCGGATGTCGGCCGGTCAGCGGCGCAGCCAGCCGAGCTCTGTCAGCACCCGCTGGCGCAGCTCGAAGTCTTCCTCCACGGAGTTGAGCTGCCCCTCGGGGTGTTCAGCGAGCCAGCCCGCGGCGACCTCGCGCGAGCTGACGAAGCTGCCGAGGCTGCAGATCTCGGCCCGCACGTCGGCGACCCGCTGCTCGGGGCGCACCTCGGACACCACCGCGGGGCGGATCGACCCGCCGGACCGACTCCGGCGTCAGCTCGGCACGGATGGGTCGCCCTGTGACCGGGCAGGTCGACTCGGCCACACCGTCGGTGCTCAGCAGCGCTGAGAAGGTCAGGATATCTGAGGCGCACCAGCCGTAGACGGTGCGGCCGTCGAACATGAAGCGATGCGGCGTCGGCCGCAACGTGAGCCCGAACCCCACGATCCTGCCCGCGCCGTCCCACTCGACGCTCGGCTGCCGTGCGAGCTGCGCTCGCACTTCGCCGACCGTCCAGCCGCCGGCTTCGGCAAGCTGCTCGACGGTCACCGGCTCGCCGGCTGCCAGCAGACGCACCAGCGGCGGTATCAGCTTGAACTCGTCGTACTGACCGATCACGGCTACGCCGCGCCGCACCTGTTCCTCTAGCTTCATGACCTCGACCTCCTCCCGTGCACCGTTGAACTGCCTGCCAGCGATGAAGCTGGTTTGTGCACGGTCTGAGTGTCGAGCCTCCCCCTTGGGGGAGAGTCAAGCGGTGTACTGCCGGATGGTCGCATCGACGCTCGCCATGCTCTGCCGCAGGCGGGCGCGCTTGGCCTCAAGCTGCGCGGCCTGCTCGTCGAGGCGCGCCATCGCCCGGGCCAACGCCTGCGGGAGCAACTCGGAAAGGTTCGCACTGCTGCACTGAGCGCTGGCGATCGCTTGCATCTCGCGCAGCGTCAGCCCGGCCGCCTGCATGGCGCGAATGCACTGGACGCAGGCCACGGCCTCATGCGGAAAGAGCCGGTAGTTTGCCTCGCTGCGGCCGGCGACAAGGAGCAACCTGCGCTCGTCGTACAGTCGCAGGGCCTTGACCGAGACACCGGTTTGCCGCGCCAGGTCCCCGATGTGCAGCCGTGCTCGTCGCGACATCACCGAACTCCCCGTCCCGCTTCGTGCGCTCCATCGCGGTCAGCCAGCGCGCTGGGCAAGCGGCGTTCGAAGTCGAGCACGCCCACCCAGGTGGGGTGGATGGTGATGCGCGTCATGCCCAGGCCCATCCCGCGCACCTGCTCGACCCAGCCGGTGCCCTGCTCCGCGCCGAGGTAGCGCTGCGCCGCCGCCGCATATTCGGGCGTCACCTCGTCGAGGTGCTCGACCGCCGCCGTCCCCCGGACGGAGAGGACCTTGTAGGGCGGCTCGGCGCTGTCGATCGTCAGCGCCACCCGCGGGTGCTGCGCCAGCGCCTTGAGCTTCGGCGCCCGGGGCGGCGTGCCGAGCACAAACACCGAGCCCGTCCAGTGGAA
This region includes:
- a CDS encoding metalloregulator ArsR/SmtB family transcription factor; the encoded protein is MNHRPFKNRLYPQFARVGGALASEKRLELLDLLAQAPRHVEALAAETEMSVANVSQHLQVLRNARLVEAERDGNRVLYRLASEDVLRLWLMLRTVAERQFAEVQAIAHEYAVDGADAQPYARDRVEQLAAQGEVLLLDVRPPVEYAHGHLPGALSVPIDDLPRRLQELPRDRPIVAYCRGAYCLFADEAVALLRRHGYEAFRLEGGWPEWQAEQRPVAR
- a CDS encoding MFS transporter, whose translation is MLGLRANWRQFALLVAINTFVGGMVGLERTILPALARHDFGVGSSTVAVSFIAAFALAKALANLFAGRLSARFSRRSLLIAGWLCGLPVPFVIIWAPSWSWVIAANVLLGLNQGLAWSMTVNMKIDLVGPRRRGLALGFNEAAGYLAVAGAAFLSGVIAEHAGLRPAPFYLGIAFAAGGLALSVLCVRDTTPFVVAEAAGHAERGPAPSLRQCFAETTWRRRHLFGVSQAGFVNNLNDGLAWGIFPLFFASHGLSIEGIAVLAAAYPLLWGGLQLGTGWASDLVGRKPLIVGGMLLQGVAIALVGLSADFAGWLAGVVLLGVGTAMVYPTLLAAIGDAVHPHARATSLGVYRFWRDAGALAGAVLAGALVDAFGFTPAIYVIALLTVFSGLVSAGALEQPSRRVSVAQMEVST
- a CDS encoding MBL fold metallo-hydrolase, with translation MNVTPFVHEGLGNSSYLVEVGDGEAMVIDPDRAIARYVAAAEARGRRIVAAFETHLHADFVSGATALAAGSDATAYVPHGAEARFPHQPLAAGQRVRLAGVEVEAIASPGHTPEHLSHLLRRPAGPPLLFSGGSLLAGGAARTDLIAPEQTEALTRAQYATITTAFAALPDETLLLPTHGGGSFCSAGAGAERTSTLGRERASNLLLAVPDVEMFVRDFPRTFPAAPEYFFRLRAVNQAGPRLRREIPLPRPLSPETFAAASGDALVVDVRPKEAYHVGHIPGALSIPFRDAYATWLGWLTPAETPLRFVTDGVPLERVVDESLLVGYERFAGWLDGGMAAWAAAGLPLRRSPLVQAAAARAQLLAGALALDVREPGEYAAGHLPEALHVPLGRLAGELSRLPRDRPLVVYCGHGERAATAVSLLERAGFAGPLLNLDGGIGSWIAAGLSAA
- a CDS encoding alkylmercury lyase family protein, which produces MTLESKNIPNRWWRVKGAGLGDGELGVLRAILHGFLERGQPPAPAELRSVADAAGVGLDTALAELVRHDMLVTAAADGAILGAYPFSAVPTEHRVAILGRATVFAMCAIDALGIPYMVQRAAAITSRDAATNEPLQVQIDPVTGRAAADPPSVIVFAGSSGGEGTAAACRCPFINFFRSAEAADEYLRAHPELDGQILALDDAVAFGRRVFEDPDGLVMS
- a CDS encoding heavy metal-binding domain-containing protein, whose protein sequence is MTTSNEPGMPQIPDAARQRLDAARAVQGRRFFTSDLSVNEFLLVKEAGFDPVGLVMGSSIYHIGYQFGRWSTNMELEKLTQAMYEARELAMARMEEEADALGADGVIGVRLEVARHAWGEHLAEFMAIGTAVIAQNGQSHRTAQNKPFTSDLSGQDFWTLLRAGYRPLALVMGNCVYHVAHQGVMQAIKQMGQNREMTNYTQGLYDARELAMERMQAEALEVQAEGIVGTQITENSHGWGSHVIEFFAVGTAVTATSAEHQIQTPQMVLSVNT
- a CDS encoding heavy metal-binding domain-containing protein, whose product is MAEPNDAERPEDAAASQESAQELAAGQLPMAARGRLQQETGGRRFFATDLSVAELLLIEAEGYEPLGVVMGSSVYHVGWQTYGWSWYGGAQELQTVTQAHMHARELAMGRMEQEAAALGAHGVVGVRLTAEGYEGESGLLDFKAIGTAVRLRGAPAPPRPFVSDLSGDDFWTLMQAGFLPLGLAMGFCAYYNFPYQYPYVAGGIWRYGNQELPEWTRTLYDARRLAMQRLEADVHRAGATGVAGVRIDVQKHLHERESNNTHYLALVVDFFAMGTAIAPARQAFASGRPRPVLDMIGLARRSATEAEELQTK
- a CDS encoding ABC transporter ATP-binding protein produces the protein MPPRFCVGPSMATDWGEQAPLSLCLLRRVFAYFRPYWRRALIVFGCIGAGAGLGLAPALVTKGLIDYLAHPDAGLRPLALLVGAGVGATLLGGLVGVLQEYLTATISQGIMFDLREQLFSHLLGQSVGFYTSTRSGDLLSRMNNDVGGIQDAVAETVFGLVSNVATVVTTLVLMLILSWQLTLAAFVLMPLILIPSRYVGQATYRARRRTQEQLGEMSAYLQEVLGISGMLLVKAFTKERAEHARFRVLNAELRRLEVRQTMIGRWFQLMGTVLITLGPGLLLLFGGYLVLHGQASVGTVVSVITILAGRLAGAAGSLGNTYVNITGSLALFQRLFAVLDLPPEVSDQPEARTVAHVQGRVTFEGVTFAYPGTVQPAVAGVSFQVESGQLVALVGPSGAGKTTATYLLARFYDPQHGRILLDGVDLRAMTVESLSRQLGIVFQDTFLFHASVRDNLLYARPDAAQAELEAATRAAQIHDFIASLPEGYDTLVGERGLRLSGGEKQRLAIARVILKNPRLVILDEATSNLDTVSEQLIQAALRPLFAGRTAFVIAHRLSTVLAADLILVFDHGRIVERGSHHELLAQDGVYADLYRRQFLGEPATKRKLAGVAV